A single window of Streptococcus cristatus ATCC 51100 DNA harbors:
- the yidC gene encoding membrane protein insertase YidC — MKTFKRILFSGMSLSLLLLLTGCVGRDKAGNPSGIIWDVLGRPMADSIQFFAKNSGLGYGLAIIIVTLIVRLIIFPLGIYQSWKATLQSEKMNYFKPIFAPIQERINNAETQEEKLEAQQELMAAQRENGLSMFGGIGCLPLLIQMPFFSALFFAAQYTNGVASSTFLGINLGKPSLALTLIVGVLYYIQSLLSLHGIEDETQKAQMKSATYMSPIMIVVFSFMSPAAVTLYWVVGGFVQIIQQFIINYLMRPRIRKQVAEEYKKNPPKAMSNAGRIKDVTPKASQAITHGNKKKKNRNAGKQRSR, encoded by the coding sequence GTGAAAACATTTAAACGTATTTTATTCTCTGGAATGAGCTTGTCCCTCCTACTATTATTGACAGGGTGTGTCGGACGAGACAAGGCCGGTAATCCTTCTGGTATTATTTGGGACGTGCTTGGTCGGCCTATGGCAGATAGCATCCAGTTCTTTGCTAAGAATTCAGGTCTCGGTTATGGTCTAGCGATTATTATCGTTACACTCATCGTGCGGCTGATTATTTTCCCACTGGGAATCTATCAGTCTTGGAAGGCTACTCTTCAGTCAGAAAAGATGAACTACTTCAAGCCCATCTTTGCCCCTATCCAAGAACGGATCAATAATGCCGAAACTCAAGAAGAAAAACTAGAAGCGCAGCAAGAACTTATGGCTGCCCAAAGAGAAAATGGTCTGAGTATGTTTGGCGGTATCGGCTGCCTCCCACTACTCATTCAAATGCCTTTCTTCTCTGCCCTCTTCTTCGCTGCCCAATACACAAACGGCGTAGCTAGCAGTACATTCCTTGGTATCAATCTAGGGAAACCTAGTCTAGCCTTGACACTCATTGTCGGTGTACTCTACTACATCCAGTCACTTCTCTCCCTACATGGTATCGAAGATGAAACCCAAAAAGCGCAGATGAAGAGTGCAACTTACATGAGCCCGATTATGATCGTAGTCTTCTCTTTCATGTCACCAGCAGCTGTGACGCTCTACTGGGTAGTCGGTGGTTTCGTTCAAATTATTCAACAATTCATCATTAACTACTTAATGCGTCCGCGGATCAGAAAGCAAGTAGCAGAAGAATACAAAAAGAATCCTCCTAAAGCCATGAGCAATGCAGGCCGCATCAAAGATGTGACACCAAAAGCGAGCCAAGCAATCACTCATGGAAATAAAAAGAAGAAGAATCGCAACGCTGGTAAACAACGTTCTAGATAA
- a CDS encoding acylphosphatase, translating to MQKVRMIAQGRVQGVGFRWGVYSLALQIGGITGRVWNNDDGTVEILAQAESSALMAKFIQEIRKGPTPFSRVSYLDVTMANFDSYTDFKIAN from the coding sequence ATGCAAAAAGTAAGAATGATTGCGCAAGGACGAGTCCAAGGCGTCGGCTTTCGTTGGGGCGTTTACTCCCTTGCTTTGCAGATTGGCGGGATTACCGGTCGTGTCTGGAATAATGACGACGGTACAGTCGAAATTTTGGCTCAAGCTGAAAGCTCTGCCCTCATGGCCAAGTTCATTCAAGAAATCCGCAAGGGACCAACTCCTTTTTCAAGAGTCAGCTATTTAGATGTCACCATGGCCAATTTTGATTCCTATACTGACTTTAAAATTGCAAATTAG